A DNA window from Pirellulales bacterium contains the following coding sequences:
- a CDS encoding efflux RND transporter periplasmic adaptor subunit: MYQDDNGHPDGPAERIPNFSDEGGLRAPPHLKGWRKAWWWFDFIVLVNLARLRFIAILVVIGAIILHWDTLAAYYDKWTRPEGATDVAGADSGYEYYCPMHPSIVRDNNKEVCPICFMPLTKRKKGEATAKALPAGIVNRVQLSPYRVVLAGVQTWPVQYVSLTKDIKAVGYIEFNERGQKTVAARSAGRIDKLYASETGQMVNAGDDLALIYSPDLMVTIQNLIEAKHRGNNDLVESARARLKLLGIDDQQIDEFLAANKVDTHVRIRSPLSGHVINKYVKEGQYVQEGMPLYDVADLSTVWIQAQVYEEDLSSLPAGYEHGPKDPNAPGLEVTATTRSYPNEPFHGRLSFIYPHVDQDSRTITVRFELANPGHKLRPGGTAEVAIKILPKDLPALADATSDPHGKEMLEQGKALAVPESSVIDTGNQKIVYRQSEPGVYEGVEVSLGPKMTNPDGAVFYPVLHGLLEGNLVVTSGSFLVDAETRLNPAAGSIYFGNSSGSKDTSSVSNVRPSTPDDPNAKIKAALAKLSDEDRKLVEAQRFCPILTSNQLGSMGPPVKVMVDGQPVFLCCSGCKQKALDNPTETLAKVAELKQKTLAEPAGHDAVAAPAPTMAEKPEIPSDAVKESEIKEALAKLSPEDQKLVESQRLCPVTKNRLGSMGAPFKLMIEGEPVFLCCDGCKDEALKDPKATLAKVAQLKQANSASK; encoded by the coding sequence ATGTACCAAGACGACAATGGCCACCCGGATGGTCCGGCTGAACGAATTCCCAATTTCAGTGATGAAGGTGGCTTGCGCGCCCCTCCTCACCTTAAAGGTTGGCGAAAGGCATGGTGGTGGTTCGACTTTATTGTCCTGGTGAACCTGGCGCGGTTGCGGTTCATCGCCATCCTGGTGGTAATCGGCGCGATCATCCTGCATTGGGACACGCTCGCTGCTTACTACGACAAGTGGACGCGCCCTGAAGGCGCTACGGATGTCGCCGGCGCTGACTCCGGTTATGAATACTATTGCCCCATGCACCCGTCCATTGTGCGTGACAACAACAAGGAAGTCTGTCCGATCTGCTTCATGCCCCTAACCAAGCGTAAAAAGGGAGAAGCTACTGCGAAGGCGCTACCAGCGGGCATAGTCAACCGTGTGCAACTTTCGCCCTATCGCGTAGTTTTGGCCGGCGTTCAAACCTGGCCAGTCCAGTATGTATCGCTGACCAAGGACATCAAGGCAGTTGGCTACATTGAATTCAATGAGCGTGGACAAAAAACGGTCGCCGCTCGCAGTGCTGGCCGGATCGACAAGCTATATGCCAGCGAGACCGGGCAAATGGTTAACGCGGGCGATGATTTGGCTCTGATTTACAGCCCTGATTTAATGGTTACCATCCAAAACCTGATTGAGGCAAAGCACAGAGGTAACAATGACCTCGTTGAAAGCGCCCGCGCACGCCTGAAATTGTTGGGCATTGACGATCAGCAGATCGACGAATTCTTGGCGGCCAACAAGGTCGATACGCATGTGCGAATTCGTTCGCCACTCAGCGGGCACGTCATCAACAAGTACGTCAAGGAAGGACAATACGTACAGGAAGGGATGCCGCTATATGATGTCGCCGATCTCTCAACGGTGTGGATTCAGGCCCAGGTTTACGAAGAGGATTTGTCATCGCTGCCCGCAGGCTATGAACACGGCCCGAAAGACCCTAATGCGCCCGGACTGGAAGTTACCGCAACCACGCGGTCATATCCCAACGAGCCGTTTCACGGCAGATTGTCTTTCATCTATCCACACGTCGATCAAGACTCGCGCACGATTACTGTGCGGTTTGAATTGGCAAATCCGGGTCACAAGCTGCGACCGGGCGGTACGGCAGAAGTCGCCATCAAGATTCTGCCGAAGGACCTGCCGGCACTGGCCGATGCCACCAGTGATCCGCACGGTAAGGAAATGCTAGAGCAAGGCAAGGCGCTGGCGGTGCCTGAAAGCTCGGTCATCGACACTGGCAATCAGAAAATTGTTTACCGCCAGTCAGAGCCAGGGGTTTATGAAGGTGTTGAAGTGTCACTGGGACCGAAAATGACCAATCCCGATGGAGCGGTTTTCTATCCGGTTCTGCACGGCTTACTGGAAGGCAATTTGGTGGTCACCAGCGGATCATTCCTGGTCGATGCTGAAACGCGACTTAACCCGGCGGCTGGATCGATCTATTTCGGCAATTCCAGCGGCTCGAAAGACACTTCGAGTGTAAGTAATGTCCGTCCTTCAACGCCGGATGACCCGAACGCGAAAATCAAAGCCGCACTCGCCAAACTCTCGGACGAGGACCGCAAGCTGGTTGAAGCTCAAAGGTTCTGCCCCATTCTGACAAGCAACCAACTCGGCTCAATGGGTCCGCCGGTGAAGGTGATGGTCGATGGCCAGCCAGTGTTTCTCTGCTGTAGTGGTTGCAAGCAAAAGGCGCTGGATAATCCCACGGAGACATTGGCTAAAGTTGCCGAACTAAAACAGAAAACGTTAGCCGAACCCGCTGGGCACGACGCTGTCGCTGCTCCTGCACCAACGATGGCAGAAAAACCGGAAATACCTTCGGACGCCGTGAAGGAATCGGAAATCAAAGAGGCGCTAGCGAAACTTTCGCCGGAAGATCAAAAGCTCGTCGAGTCGCAGCGATTGTGTCCGGTAACGAAGAATCGTCTGGGCTCGATGGGCGCTCCGTTCAAGTTGATGATTGAAGGCGAGCCAGTGTTTCTGTGCTGTGATGGCTGCAAAGACGAAGCCCTCAAGGACCCGAAAGCCACACTGGCCAAGGTTGCCCAGTTAAAACAAGCGAATTCAGCGAGCAAGTGA
- a CDS encoding cation transporter, whose product MTKIFLASAILLSLVALIRAADPAKSDTNKTTSATYLITGLHCPPCTSTVERSLSKAPGIHSIKVDWNTKNAKVEFDESTLPAQKVAQLIAATPHMMGPSMHYDSWLALKAADVKDDATAKAAKEALGKVAGVKKAEAFPAQHIVEIQFASDGTATSAQLIEALASAGIHAENY is encoded by the coding sequence ATGACGAAGATTTTTCTCGCCAGCGCAATCTTGTTGTCTCTTGTCGCATTGATCCGGGCTGCTGATCCGGCCAAGTCGGACACCAATAAAACAACGTCGGCGACCTATCTGATTACAGGTCTGCACTGCCCGCCGTGTACTTCGACTGTTGAGAGGTCATTAAGCAAGGCGCCTGGCATTCACTCAATCAAAGTCGATTGGAACACAAAGAATGCCAAAGTCGAGTTCGATGAATCGACTCTGCCGGCCCAGAAAGTGGCTCAATTGATCGCTGCCACCCCGCACATGATGGGACCGAGTATGCACTACGACAGTTGGTTGGCGCTGAAAGCCGCCGATGTAAAAGATGATGCGACGGCAAAGGCAGCCAAAGAGGCCCTGGGCAAAGTGGCAGGCGTAAAGAAGGCGGAAGCGTTTCCGGCTCAGCACATTGTCGAGATTCAATTTGCTTCTGATGGAACCGCAACCAGCGCTCAGTTGATCGAAGCACTGGCAAGCGCCGGCATCCACGCGGAGAACTACTAA